A region of Ornithorhynchus anatinus isolate Pmale09 chromosome 5, mOrnAna1.pri.v4, whole genome shotgun sequence DNA encodes the following proteins:
- the SPG21 gene encoding maspardin — MGEIKVSPDYNWFRSTVPLKKIIVDDDDSKVWSLYDAGPRSIRCPLIFLPPVSGTADVFFRQILALTGWGYRVIALQYPVYWDHLEFCDGFRKLLDHLQLDKVHLFGASLGGFLAQKFAEYTHKSPRVHSLILCNAFSDTSIFNQTWTANSFWLMPAFMLKKIVLGNFASGPVDPVMADAIDFMVDRLESLGQSELASRLTLNCQNSYVEPHKIRDIAVTIMDVFDQSALSTEAKEEMYKLYPNARRAHLKTGGNFPYLCRSAEVNLYVQIHLLPFHGTKYAAIDPSMVSAEELEVQKGKLCISEQEEQ, encoded by the exons ATGGGAGAGATTAAAGTCTCTCCTGACTACAACTGGTTTAGAAGTACAGTCCCCCTTAAAAAG ATCATCGTGGACGATGACGACAGCAAGGTGTGGTCGCTGTACGACGCCGGCCCCAGGAGCATCCGGTGCCCCCTCATATTCCTGCCCCCCGTCAGCGGCACCGCCGACGTGTTTTTCCGGCAGATCTTGGCCCTGACCGGCTGGGGCTACCGGGTCATCGCC CTGCAGTATCCGGTATATTGGGACCACCTTGAGTTCTGTGATGGATTCAGAAAACTGTTGGACCATCTGCAACTGGATAAA GTCCACCTGTTCGGGGCTTCCCTGGGAGGCTTTTTGGCTCAGAAGTTTGCCGAGTACACCCACAAGTCCCCCAGAGTTCACTCCCTGATCTTATGTAATGCCTTCAGCGACACGTCCATCTTCAACCAGACCTGGACCGCAAACAG CTTCTGGCTAATGCCGGCTTTCATGCTCAAGAAAATAGTGCTCGGAAACTTCGCCTCCGGCCCCGTGGACCCCGTGATGGCCGACGCCATCGATTTCATGGTGGACAGG CTGGAAAGTCTGGGTCAAAGCGAGTTGGCTTCCAGGCTGACCCTGAACTGTCAAAACTCTTACGTGGAGCCCCATAAAATTCGAGACATCGCGGTCACCATTATGGAT GTCTTCGACCAGAGCGCGCTTTCAACCGAAGCTAAAGAAGAGATGTACAAATTGTATCCGAACGCCCGGAGAGCTCACCTCAAGACCGGCGGCAACTTCCCTTACCTCTGCCGGAGCGCGGAGGTGAATCTCTACGTACAG ATCCACTTACTGCCATTCCACGGGACCAAATACGCAGCCATCGACCCCTCTATGGT